One stretch of Burkholderia oklahomensis C6786 DNA includes these proteins:
- a CDS encoding FAD-containing oxidoreductase produces the protein MTRRFDAIIIGTGQSGPPLAARLSGAGMTVAVVERARFGGTCVNTGCIPTKTLIASAYAAHLARRASEYGVAIGGPVAVDMKKVKARKDRISASSNHGVEQWVRGLENGTVYQGHARFERAHAVRVGDELLEADRIFINVGGRALIPPMPGLDQVSYLTNSSMMDVDFLPEHLVIVGGSYVGLEFGQMYRRFGSRVTIVEKGARLIKREDEDVSQAVREILEGEGIDVRLDADCLSVRRDSGNVVVGLDCAAGAREVAGSHLLLAVGRVPNTDDLGLDKAGVETDAHGYIKVDEQLRTNVEGIWAIGDCNGRGGFTHTSYNDYEIVAANLLDNDPRKVSDRIPAYAMFIDPPLARVGMTQAEAVGAGRRLLVGTRPMTRVGRAVEKGESLGFMKVIVDADSDAILGASILGVAGDEVVHSLLDVMYAKAPYTTVSRAMHIHPTVSELVPTLLQDLHPPG, from the coding sequence ATGACTCGACGCTTCGACGCGATCATCATCGGCACCGGTCAATCCGGCCCCCCGCTCGCCGCCCGGCTGTCCGGCGCGGGCATGACGGTGGCCGTCGTCGAGCGTGCGCGCTTCGGCGGCACGTGCGTGAATACCGGCTGCATCCCCACCAAGACGCTGATCGCGAGCGCGTACGCGGCGCACCTGGCTCGACGGGCCAGCGAATACGGCGTGGCGATCGGCGGGCCTGTCGCGGTCGACATGAAGAAGGTGAAGGCGCGCAAGGACCGGATCTCGGCGAGTTCGAACCACGGTGTCGAACAGTGGGTCCGTGGTCTGGAGAATGGCACGGTCTATCAGGGCCATGCCCGCTTCGAGCGCGCGCATGCCGTGCGCGTCGGCGACGAACTGCTGGAAGCCGACCGGATCTTCATCAACGTCGGCGGGCGGGCGCTGATTCCGCCGATGCCGGGCCTCGATCAGGTGTCCTATCTCACCAATTCGAGCATGATGGACGTGGACTTCCTGCCGGAGCATCTGGTCATCGTCGGCGGCAGCTACGTCGGGCTCGAGTTCGGCCAGATGTACCGGCGCTTCGGATCGCGCGTGACGATCGTGGAGAAAGGCGCGCGGCTGATCAAGCGCGAGGACGAGGACGTGTCGCAGGCGGTGCGGGAGATTCTGGAAGGCGAGGGAATCGACGTCCGGCTCGACGCCGATTGCCTGAGCGTGCGCCGCGATTCGGGCAACGTGGTCGTCGGGCTCGATTGCGCCGCCGGCGCGCGCGAAGTGGCGGGCTCGCATCTGCTGCTCGCCGTCGGGCGCGTGCCCAACACCGACGATCTCGGACTGGACAAGGCCGGCGTCGAAACCGACGCGCACGGCTACATCAAGGTGGACGAGCAACTGCGCACCAACGTCGAGGGCATCTGGGCGATAGGCGACTGCAACGGCCGCGGCGGGTTCACTCACACGTCCTACAACGACTACGAGATCGTCGCGGCCAACCTCCTCGACAACGATCCGCGCAAGGTGTCGGACCGCATCCCGGCCTATGCGATGTTCATCGATCCGCCGCTCGCACGCGTGGGGATGACGCAGGCCGAAGCGGTCGGAGCGGGGCGCAGGCTGCTGGTCGGCACGCGCCCGATGACGCGCGTCGGGCGCGCGGTGGAAAAAGGCGAGAGCCTGGGGTTCATGAAGGTGATCGTCGATGCGGACAGCGATGCGATTCTGGGCGCGTCGATCCTGGGCGTGGCGGGCGACGAAGTCGTGCATTCGCTGCTCGACGTGATGTACGCGAAAGCGCCATACACGACGGTCAGCCGCGCGATGCACATTCACCCGACCGTGTCGGAGCTGGTGCCGACGCTGCTTCAGGATTTGCATCCGCCGGGGTAG
- a CDS encoding ABC transporter substrate-binding protein, with the protein MLEIKHKLVQTGAACALAFAACAAHAADKPLKSIGITVGSLGNPYFVTVVKGAEAQAKEINPNAKITAVSADYDLNKQFTQIDNFISAHVDMILLNAADPKAIEPAVRKAQAAGIAVVAVDVAAAGADATVQTNNVKAGELACDYIAKKLGGKGNVIIENGPQVSAVVDRVNGCKAVLTKNPGLKLLSSDQDGKGSREGGMNAMQGYLTRFPKVDGLFTINDPQAVGSDLAAKQLHRNGIVITSVDGAPDIETALKSDTQVQASSSQDPFAMAKKAVAVGYGIMNGHKPANSMILLEPTLITRDNVKNYKGWSSH; encoded by the coding sequence ATGTTGGAGATCAAGCACAAGCTCGTTCAGACCGGCGCCGCGTGCGCGCTCGCGTTCGCCGCATGCGCGGCCCACGCGGCCGACAAGCCGCTCAAATCGATCGGCATCACCGTCGGCTCGCTCGGCAATCCGTACTTCGTCACCGTCGTGAAAGGCGCCGAAGCGCAGGCGAAGGAAATCAATCCGAACGCGAAGATCACCGCGGTTTCCGCCGATTACGACCTGAACAAGCAGTTCACGCAGATCGACAACTTCATCTCGGCGCACGTCGACATGATCCTGCTGAACGCCGCCGATCCGAAGGCGATCGAGCCCGCCGTGCGCAAGGCGCAGGCGGCCGGCATCGCGGTGGTCGCGGTCGACGTCGCGGCGGCCGGCGCGGACGCGACCGTCCAGACGAACAACGTGAAGGCGGGCGAACTCGCGTGCGACTACATCGCGAAGAAGCTCGGCGGCAAGGGCAACGTGATCATCGAGAACGGCCCGCAGGTGTCCGCGGTCGTCGATCGCGTGAACGGCTGCAAGGCGGTGCTCACGAAGAATCCGGGCCTCAAGCTGCTGTCGAGCGATCAGGACGGCAAGGGCTCGCGCGAAGGCGGCATGAACGCGATGCAGGGCTACCTGACGCGCTTTCCGAAGGTCGACGGCCTCTTCACGATCAACGATCCGCAGGCGGTCGGCAGCGATCTCGCCGCGAAGCAGTTGCATCGCAACGGCATCGTGATCACGTCGGTCGACGGCGCGCCCGATATCGAGACCGCGCTCAAGAGCGACACGCAGGTTCAGGCGTCGTCGAGCCAGGATCCGTTCGCGATGGCGAAGAAGGCCGTCGCGGTCGGCTACGGGATCATGAACGGACACAAGCCCGCCAATTCGATGATCCTGCTCGAACCCACGCTCATCACGCGCGACAACGTGAAGAACTACAAGGGCTGGAGCTCGCATTGA
- a CDS encoding ABC transporter permease subunit, with translation MNPQMKQSEIASAPPGPARNRAPQRAADHRARMQALMRTAGMLPVLVLLCIGFSLMTDGFFTLQNLSIVAQQASINIVLAAGMTFVILTGGIDLSVGSVLAAAAVASLLASNIPGWGWLGIPAALLVGLAFGVVNGGLISFLRLPPFIVTLGALTAVRGIARLMGNDTTIFNPQLPFAFIGNGSILGVPWLVVIALAVVAISWFILRRTVLGMRIYSVGGNPEAARLSGINVRGIELFVYASSGLLAGLGALMSAARLYAANGLQLGQSYELDAIAAVILGGTSFVGGVGSIVGTLIGALIIAVLSNGLVLLGVSDIWQYIIKGLVIIGAVALDRYRQHESART, from the coding sequence ATGAACCCACAGATGAAGCAAAGCGAGATCGCTTCCGCGCCGCCCGGTCCGGCGCGGAACCGCGCGCCGCAGCGCGCCGCCGACCACCGCGCGCGCATGCAGGCGCTGATGCGCACGGCCGGCATGCTGCCCGTCCTCGTGCTTCTGTGCATCGGCTTCAGCCTCATGACCGACGGCTTCTTCACGCTGCAGAACCTGTCGATCGTCGCGCAGCAGGCGTCGATCAACATCGTGCTCGCCGCCGGCATGACGTTCGTGATCCTGACGGGCGGCATCGACCTGTCGGTCGGCTCGGTGCTCGCCGCCGCCGCGGTCGCGTCGCTCCTCGCGTCGAACATCCCCGGCTGGGGCTGGCTCGGGATTCCCGCCGCGCTGCTGGTCGGGCTCGCGTTCGGCGTCGTCAACGGCGGGCTGATCTCGTTCCTGCGCCTGCCGCCCTTCATCGTCACGCTCGGCGCGCTGACCGCCGTGCGCGGGATCGCCCGCCTGATGGGCAACGACACGACGATCTTCAACCCGCAGCTGCCGTTCGCGTTCATCGGCAACGGCTCGATCCTCGGCGTGCCGTGGCTCGTCGTGATCGCGCTCGCCGTCGTCGCGATCTCGTGGTTCATCCTGCGCCGCACGGTGCTCGGCATGCGGATCTACTCGGTCGGCGGCAACCCCGAAGCCGCGCGACTGTCCGGCATCAACGTGCGCGGCATCGAGCTCTTCGTCTACGCGAGCTCGGGCCTGCTCGCCGGCCTGGGCGCGCTGATGTCGGCCGCGCGGCTCTACGCGGCCAACGGCCTGCAGCTCGGCCAGTCGTACGAGCTCGACGCGATCGCCGCGGTGATTCTCGGCGGCACGAGCTTCGTCGGCGGCGTCGGCTCGATCGTCGGCACGCTGATCGGCGCGCTGATCATCGCGGTGCTGTCGAACGGGCTCGTGCTGCTCGGCGTATCCGACATCTGGCAGTACATCATCAAGGGGCTCGTGATCATCGGCGCCGTCGCGCTCGACCGCTACCGCCAGCACGAATCGGCCCGCACCTGA
- a CDS encoding sugar ABC transporter ATP-binding protein, whose protein sequence is MRRSDPSRPLLEMRGISKTFPAVRALADVSLTVRPGEIHSLMGENGAGKSTLIKILSGAYQADPGGEILIDGAPIAIDGPLAARDAGIAVIYQELCLAPNLTVAENIYVGRELRRGNGRWGTIDRAAMARGCQDVLERLGADFGPNTLVGTLSIAEQQLVEIARAVHTKARILVMDEPTTPLSSRETENLFRLIRQLRAEGLAIIYISHRMAEIYELSDRVSVLRDGAYAGTLDRDSLSAERLVGMMVGRDISGFYKKAHAPYDPGNLLLSVRDVADGGRVRGCSLDLHAGEVLGIAGLVGAGRTELARLIFGAEPRASGDVKLGDRTFGAHSPRDAIDAGLVYLTEDRKRQGLFLDMSVRDNINISVCGRDARLGALDLVRGAQRARDAIASLSIRVPHANVNVGALSGGNQQKVLLSRLLETKPRVLILDEPTRGVDIGAKSEIYRIINDLARAGVGVIVISSELPEIIGVADRVLVMREGRIAGELGGHTGERITQEAIIALATGSRTEAAAAH, encoded by the coding sequence ATGCGGCGTTCTGATCCGTCACGTCCGCTGCTCGAGATGCGCGGCATCAGCAAGACGTTCCCCGCCGTGCGCGCGCTCGCCGACGTGAGCCTCACCGTCCGTCCCGGCGAAATCCATTCGCTGATGGGCGAAAACGGCGCCGGCAAGTCGACGCTCATCAAGATCCTGTCGGGCGCGTACCAGGCCGATCCCGGCGGCGAAATTCTCATCGACGGCGCGCCGATCGCGATCGACGGCCCGCTCGCCGCCCGCGATGCCGGCATCGCCGTGATCTACCAGGAACTGTGCCTCGCGCCGAACCTGACCGTCGCGGAGAACATCTACGTCGGCCGCGAACTGCGCCGCGGCAACGGCCGCTGGGGCACGATCGATCGCGCCGCGATGGCGCGCGGCTGCCAGGACGTGCTCGAGCGCCTCGGCGCGGACTTCGGGCCGAACACGCTCGTCGGCACGCTGTCGATCGCCGAGCAGCAGCTCGTCGAGATCGCGCGCGCCGTCCACACGAAGGCGCGCATCCTCGTGATGGACGAACCGACCACGCCGCTGTCGTCGCGCGAGACCGAGAACCTGTTCCGTCTGATCCGGCAGTTGCGCGCCGAAGGCCTCGCGATCATCTACATCAGCCACCGGATGGCGGAGATCTACGAGCTGTCCGACCGCGTGTCGGTGCTGCGCGACGGCGCATACGCCGGCACGCTCGACCGCGACTCGCTGTCGGCCGAGCGGCTCGTCGGCATGATGGTCGGCCGCGACATCTCCGGCTTCTACAAGAAAGCGCATGCGCCGTACGATCCCGGCAATCTGCTGCTGTCGGTGCGCGACGTCGCGGACGGCGGCCGCGTGCGCGGCTGCAGCCTCGATCTGCACGCGGGCGAAGTGCTCGGCATCGCGGGCCTCGTCGGCGCGGGCCGCACCGAGCTCGCGCGGCTCATCTTCGGCGCGGAGCCGCGCGCGAGCGGCGACGTGAAGCTCGGCGACAGGACCTTCGGCGCGCACTCGCCGCGCGACGCGATCGACGCCGGGCTCGTCTACCTGACCGAGGATCGCAAGCGCCAGGGCCTGTTCCTCGACATGAGCGTGCGCGACAACATCAACATCTCGGTCTGCGGGCGCGACGCCCGGCTCGGCGCGCTCGACCTCGTGCGCGGCGCGCAGCGGGCGCGCGATGCGATCGCGTCGCTGTCGATCCGCGTGCCGCATGCGAACGTCAACGTCGGCGCACTGTCGGGCGGCAACCAGCAGAAAGTCCTGCTGTCGCGCCTGCTCGAGACGAAGCCGCGCGTGCTGATCCTCGACGAGCCGACGCGCGGCGTCGACATCGGCGCGAAATCGGAGATCTACCGGATCATCAACGATCTCGCGCGCGCCGGCGTCGGCGTCATCGTGATCTCGAGCGAGCTGCCGGAGATCATCGGCGTCGCCGATCGCGTGCTCGTGATGCGCGAAGGCAGGATCGCCGGCGAACTCGGCGGACACACGGGCGAGCGGATCACGCAGGAGGCGATCATCGCGCTCGCCACCGGCTCCCGTACGGAGGCGGCGGCCGCGCACTGA
- a CDS encoding ROK family protein: MRSPHIGQGSNSVNVRRYNERLLLKALRRAGSASKADLARLANLTGTAVGSIIASLAEAKLIEFAGRVEGQRGQPASLIRLDPRGAFGIGVRLDRMRIETALVNFAGDVIGRRSHDTLLPPPAVVLDLVREDVAAMQQRLSAHERERLTGVGVAQPYNLGSWLRELDLPADAFGAWAEVDFASELDRAIALPVFSENDGNAAAIAELFYGCGRQRDDFVYLFLGPAIGGGIAVDGDCLRGATGNAGDFAMMPVPPSRLPSVPKPRGAWDILIARASLNGLVRHLRYCGERVEHRADLEACIARGAKAVDEWIDDCVDALAPALRAALAVLESPVVVLDADTDAGLIDTLIARLHAALAASAPEARGTPTLVRGSFGSDAGAIGAATLPMFFNFSPRAGILRGASVESQEARYAAF, encoded by the coding sequence ATGAGGAGTCCGCACATCGGCCAGGGCAGCAACTCGGTCAACGTGCGCCGCTACAACGAGCGCCTCCTGCTGAAGGCCCTGCGGCGCGCGGGCAGTGCGTCGAAGGCCGATCTCGCGCGTCTCGCCAATCTGACGGGCACCGCGGTCGGCAGCATCATCGCGTCGCTCGCCGAAGCGAAGCTGATCGAATTCGCCGGCCGCGTCGAAGGCCAGCGCGGCCAGCCCGCGTCGCTGATCCGCCTCGATCCGCGCGGCGCGTTCGGCATCGGCGTGCGGCTCGACCGGATGCGCATCGAGACGGCGCTCGTCAACTTCGCCGGCGACGTGATCGGCCGCCGCTCGCACGACACGCTGCTCCCGCCGCCCGCCGTCGTGCTCGACCTCGTCCGGGAGGACGTCGCCGCGATGCAGCAGCGCCTCTCCGCGCACGAGCGCGAGCGCCTGACGGGCGTCGGCGTCGCGCAGCCATACAACCTCGGAAGCTGGCTGCGCGAGCTCGATCTGCCGGCCGATGCGTTCGGCGCGTGGGCCGAAGTCGATTTCGCGAGCGAACTCGATCGCGCGATCGCGCTGCCCGTCTTCAGCGAAAACGACGGCAACGCCGCCGCGATCGCCGAGCTGTTCTACGGCTGCGGCCGGCAACGCGACGATTTCGTCTACCTGTTCCTCGGGCCGGCGATCGGCGGCGGCATCGCGGTCGACGGCGACTGCCTGCGCGGCGCCACCGGCAACGCCGGCGACTTCGCGATGATGCCGGTGCCGCCGAGCCGCCTGCCGTCGGTGCCGAAACCGCGCGGCGCGTGGGACATCCTGATCGCGCGCGCGTCGCTCAACGGGCTCGTCCGGCATCTGCGCTACTGCGGCGAACGGGTCGAGCATCGCGCGGATCTCGAAGCCTGCATCGCGCGCGGCGCGAAGGCCGTCGACGAGTGGATCGACGATTGCGTCGACGCGCTCGCGCCCGCGCTGCGCGCGGCGCTCGCCGTGCTCGAATCGCCCGTCGTCGTGCTCGACGCCGACACCGACGCGGGCCTGATCGACACGCTGATCGCGCGCCTGCACGCGGCGCTCGCGGCAAGCGCGCCGGAAGCGCGCGGCACGCCCACGCTGGTGCGCGGCTCGTTCGGCTCGGACGCCGGCGCGATCGGCGCCGCGACGCTGCCGATGTTCTTCAACTTCTCCCCGCGCGCCGGCATCCTCAGAGGTGCAAGCGTGGAATCGCAGGAGGCCAGATATGCGGCGTTCTGA
- a CDS encoding glycoside hydrolase family 15 protein, with protein MSAKHFRLKQAVLVGSLAAMAGVAALPACASAAEAFGSPGATPVRGPAAKSFLGTAVNGASRVYFTGYRGILSEVYYPVLDTPESVDLQFLVGDGGKTFVDEEKLQAYSAAQTDTRTMSWQVTTSNSAHNWQIRKIVFADPNYNAIVQRVTFTALNGHKVGDFNLYMLSKPYLDNAGGNNTAQTVSGTGGTALVANHNSRYSALVTSRPWTVVNGVGMTSNGFVGQSDGWTDLLGGTADKTMDWTFSSATNGNVAQMGWIDLGDPTATSVSFDVVLGFGGTQDQALGDANTVLGSDLAGEQQQYDTAWHNYAAGLSSQNGAADDAYYLAAMTLKTMQDKSNGAMIAGIGTPWGETQGDANAGGYHLVWPRDLFKFANALTTAGDTSSATSVVNYLFNTLQQTSDCGTAEYNASGCAQGYSRVGRFPQNAWVSGWPYWQGTQMDEQAMPIILAWRLGPSVFNPLWPKIKLTADYIVNTGPWTYQERWEENAGYSPSTIAAEIAGLVTAADIATQNGDTASAARYLAAADYWQENVAAWTYTSTGTFGSGSYYIRINPASRSGTGTDRASFAPTAGPDTPQTLTVKNGGGSHDARRVVDGGFFELVRMGVKRATDPTVVNTISVYDSVLGQSLSLANAPALSPNAWFRYNFDGYGEHNDGSDFDGTGAGRLWPIFTAERGMYEIARQGSGSAGSAYFSTLKQLTTPEGFLPEQVWSNSTTLPDGWAVTTPAGYTPGQPTKSMAPLNWAMGEYISLLASIQAGRIVDIPSVVCARYNNCVAPLQSGQVAVAVNVNASTQLGQQVYVTGNVAALGNWNTDLGIPVDPANYPVWSNTVNMPAGQAIQYKYYRKNADGSVTWENWSGNRQLQTPTSGALTLNDQVNW; from the coding sequence ATGTCGGCAAAGCACTTCAGATTGAAACAGGCGGTGCTGGTTGGCAGTTTGGCGGCCATGGCGGGCGTCGCGGCGTTGCCGGCGTGCGCGTCGGCCGCCGAAGCGTTCGGTTCGCCCGGCGCGACGCCGGTGAGAGGCCCCGCGGCCAAGTCGTTCCTCGGCACCGCGGTCAACGGAGCATCGCGGGTCTACTTCACCGGCTATCGCGGCATCCTGTCCGAGGTCTACTATCCGGTCCTCGATACGCCCGAATCGGTCGACCTGCAGTTCCTGGTCGGCGATGGCGGCAAGACCTTCGTCGACGAAGAAAAGCTGCAGGCCTACTCGGCCGCGCAGACCGACACGCGCACGATGAGCTGGCAGGTGACCACCAGCAACAGCGCGCACAACTGGCAGATCCGCAAGATCGTCTTCGCCGATCCGAACTACAACGCGATCGTCCAGCGCGTCACCTTCACCGCGCTCAACGGCCACAAGGTCGGCGACTTCAACCTCTACATGCTGTCGAAGCCGTACCTCGACAACGCCGGCGGCAACAACACCGCGCAAACGGTGTCGGGCACCGGCGGCACCGCGCTCGTCGCCAATCACAACAGCCGCTATTCCGCGCTCGTGACGAGCCGTCCGTGGACGGTGGTCAACGGCGTCGGCATGACGTCGAACGGCTTCGTCGGACAGAGCGACGGCTGGACCGACCTGCTCGGCGGCACCGCCGACAAGACGATGGACTGGACCTTCTCATCCGCCACCAACGGCAACGTCGCGCAGATGGGCTGGATCGACCTCGGCGATCCGACCGCGACGAGCGTGTCGTTCGACGTCGTGCTCGGCTTCGGCGGCACGCAGGACCAGGCGCTCGGCGACGCGAACACGGTGCTCGGCAGCGATCTCGCCGGCGAGCAGCAGCAGTACGACACCGCATGGCACAACTACGCGGCGGGCCTGTCGTCGCAGAACGGCGCCGCGGACGATGCCTACTACCTCGCCGCGATGACGCTCAAGACGATGCAGGACAAGAGCAACGGCGCGATGATCGCCGGCATCGGCACGCCGTGGGGCGAAACGCAGGGCGACGCGAACGCGGGCGGCTATCACCTCGTGTGGCCGCGCGATCTGTTCAAGTTCGCGAACGCGCTGACGACGGCGGGCGACACGTCGAGCGCGACGAGCGTCGTCAACTATCTGTTCAACACGCTGCAGCAGACAAGCGATTGCGGCACCGCCGAATACAACGCGTCCGGTTGCGCGCAGGGCTACAGCCGCGTCGGGCGCTTTCCGCAGAATGCGTGGGTGAGCGGCTGGCCGTACTGGCAAGGCACGCAGATGGACGAGCAGGCGATGCCGATCATCCTCGCGTGGCGCCTCGGCCCGAGCGTGTTCAATCCGTTGTGGCCGAAGATCAAGCTCACCGCCGACTACATCGTCAACACCGGTCCGTGGACCTATCAGGAGCGCTGGGAAGAGAACGCCGGCTATTCGCCGTCGACCATCGCCGCCGAGATCGCCGGCCTCGTCACGGCAGCCGACATCGCGACGCAGAACGGCGATACGGCGAGCGCCGCGCGCTACCTCGCCGCGGCCGACTACTGGCAGGAGAACGTCGCGGCGTGGACGTACACGTCGACCGGCACGTTCGGCAGCGGCAGCTACTACATCCGGATCAATCCGGCGAGCCGCTCCGGCACCGGCACCGATCGCGCGAGCTTCGCGCCGACCGCGGGCCCGGACACGCCGCAAACGCTGACCGTCAAGAACGGCGGCGGCAGCCACGACGCGCGGCGCGTCGTCGACGGAGGCTTCTTCGAGCTGGTCCGGATGGGCGTCAAGCGCGCGACGGATCCGACCGTCGTCAACACGATCTCGGTCTACGACAGCGTGCTCGGCCAGTCGCTGAGCCTGGCGAACGCGCCGGCGCTCTCGCCCAACGCGTGGTTCCGCTACAACTTCGACGGCTACGGCGAGCACAACGACGGCAGCGACTTCGACGGCACCGGAGCCGGCCGCTTGTGGCCGATCTTCACCGCCGAGCGCGGCATGTACGAGATCGCGCGCCAAGGCAGCGGCAGCGCGGGCAGCGCGTATTTCTCGACGCTCAAGCAATTGACGACGCCCGAAGGCTTTCTGCCGGAACAGGTGTGGTCGAATTCGACGACGCTGCCGGACGGCTGGGCCGTGACGACGCCGGCCGGCTACACGCCGGGCCAGCCGACCAAGTCGATGGCGCCGCTGAACTGGGCGATGGGCGAGTACATCAGCCTGCTGGCGTCGATTCAGGCCGGCCGCATCGTCGACATACCGTCGGTCGTCTGCGCGCGCTACAACAATTGCGTCGCGCCGCTGCAGAGCGGGCAGGTGGCGGTGGCGGTCAACGTCAACGCCAGCACGCAGCTCGGCCAGCAGGTCTACGTGACGGGCAACGTCGCCGCGCTCGGAAACTGGAACACCGATCTCGGCATTCCGGTCGACCCGGCCAATTACCCGGTATGGAGCAACACCGTCAACATGCCGGCCGGCCAGGCGATTCAGTACAAGTACTATCGCAAGAACGCGGACGGCAGCGTGACGTGGGAGAACTGGTCGGGCAATCGGCAGCTCCAGACGCCGACGAGCGGCGCGCTGACGCTGAACGATCAGGTGAACTGGTGA
- a CDS encoding MFS transporter: METSALNFTGAPADARAAAKKRRLIAAAAVGNALEFYDFTVYSFFAILIGKLFFPVHSSFGQLMLAVASFGVGFVTRPLGGLVIGMYADRVGRKRAMIATLLIMALGTATIAVAPTYAQAGIAAPLLLVIARLLQGFASGGEVGASTTLLIEQAPHAQRGFYASFQFSSQGLAALVGALTGVVLTSTLSAAQLESWGWRVPFVIGTLFAPLGYWLRRTVDEAPAAASSAATASRGNIASLPLADVLRRHGKAVFAGLGITIGGTSIHYIIVFYMAIYGVQVLHLPSWLSMMAGCIAGAMLAIVTPIGGYLSDRYGRNRIVWWTRIALMLAIYPAFVALNRWPGAVSLLTIIAALACVHAINIGAMSAMLGELFPRAVRATGGALVYSIGVAIFGGFAQFFVTWLIAATGDANAPAYYAIGCGALTLIALRSMDDKAGKPLD; the protein is encoded by the coding sequence ATGGAAACGTCCGCTCTCAATTTCACCGGCGCGCCGGCCGACGCGCGCGCCGCCGCGAAGAAGCGCCGCCTGATCGCCGCGGCCGCGGTCGGCAACGCGCTCGAGTTCTACGACTTCACCGTCTACAGTTTCTTCGCGATCCTGATCGGCAAGCTGTTCTTTCCGGTTCACTCGTCGTTCGGACAACTGATGCTCGCGGTCGCGAGCTTCGGCGTCGGATTCGTCACGCGCCCGCTCGGCGGTCTCGTGATCGGCATGTACGCGGACCGCGTCGGGCGCAAGCGCGCGATGATCGCAACGCTGCTCATCATGGCGCTCGGCACCGCGACGATCGCGGTCGCGCCGACTTACGCGCAGGCCGGCATCGCGGCGCCGCTGCTGCTCGTGATCGCGCGGCTGCTGCAAGGTTTCGCGTCCGGCGGCGAAGTCGGCGCGTCGACCACGCTGCTGATCGAGCAGGCGCCTCACGCGCAACGCGGGTTCTACGCATCGTTCCAGTTCTCGAGCCAGGGACTCGCGGCGCTCGTCGGCGCGCTGACGGGCGTCGTGCTGACGTCGACGCTCAGCGCCGCGCAGCTCGAAAGCTGGGGATGGCGCGTGCCGTTCGTCATCGGCACGCTGTTCGCGCCGCTCGGCTACTGGCTGCGACGCACGGTCGACGAAGCGCCGGCCGCAGCGTCCTCGGCCGCCACCGCTTCGCGCGGGAACATCGCATCGCTGCCGCTCGCGGACGTGCTGCGCCGCCACGGCAAAGCCGTGTTCGCCGGCCTCGGCATCACAATCGGCGGCACGTCGATCCATTACATCATCGTGTTCTACATGGCGATCTACGGCGTGCAGGTGCTGCATCTGCCGAGCTGGCTGTCGATGATGGCCGGCTGCATCGCGGGCGCGATGCTCGCGATCGTGACGCCGATCGGCGGCTACCTGTCGGATCGCTACGGGCGCAACCGGATCGTCTGGTGGACGCGCATCGCGCTGATGCTCGCGATCTATCCGGCATTCGTCGCGCTGAACCGCTGGCCGGGCGCCGTCTCGCTGCTGACGATCATCGCGGCGCTCGCATGCGTGCATGCGATCAACATCGGCGCGATGAGCGCGATGCTCGGCGAATTGTTTCCGCGCGCGGTGCGCGCGACGGGCGGCGCGCTCGTCTACAGCATCGGCGTCGCGATCTTCGGCGGATTCGCGCAATTCTTCGTCACGTGGCTGATCGCCGCGACCGGCGATGCGAACGCGCCCGCGTACTACGCGATCGGTTGCGGCGCGTTGACGTTGATCGCGCTGCGCTCGATGGACGACAAGGCGGGCAAGCCGCTCGATTGA